The Petrotoga mobilis SJ95 genomic sequence AAAGGAAAAATAACAAAAATAGAGTACGATGAAGAACTCTTTCGATCAAAATATACGTGGATAGAATTTAAAAAAGACGAATCCAGTGTACAACCACTTCAACAAGCTGATGTAATCGTAGCTGGGGGTAAAGGTTTAAAAAAACCCGAGAACTTCAAATACTTACAAAATCTATCAAAAAAATTAAAGGGCGCAGTTGGGGCAACAAGGGCGGTAGTAGATATGGGATGGATAGACTACTCTCACCAAGTGGGACTTTCCGGAAAAACCGTTAGCCCAAAACTGTACATAGCGATTGGAATATCTGGTGCGGTGCAACACTTAGCTGGAATATCGTCATCTAAGTATATTATAGCGATTAACAAGGATCCAGAGGCACCGATTTTCAAGATATCTGATCTTGGAATAGTATGTGATGCTTTGGATATACTGCCGTTGTTAGAAAAAGAAATAAAATCAGGTGATCAAAATGAGTGAATACAGAAAGGTAACTACCAATACCGTTGAAAAGTTGAGAAAAATATTAAAAAACGATGCACTGTTGATATACGAGGATACAGAAAGTCTAAAAAGTTACTCAAACGATGAATCAGGTGGAGAGTATTACGCACACATGCCAGATGTTGTAGTGAAACCAGAAACCAAAGAGCAAATTTCCCAAATAATAAAATTGGCAAACGACGAAATGATTCCCATAACACCACGAGGAGCTGGCAGTGGATTGGCTGGTGCGGATATACCAATATATGGTGGGATAGTAATATCACTTGAGAGAATGAACAGAATAATAGAAATAGATTCAGAAAACTTAGTCGCTGTGGTTGAACCAGGGGTAGTCACTAACGATCTATGTAGAATTGTATCAGATAAGGGATTATACTACGCGGGATATCCCATGAGTGTAGAAACGAGTTTCATTGGAGGCAACGTTGCTACCAATGCAGGTGGAAGTAAGGTAATAAAATATGGAAACACAGCTCACCATATATTGGGATTAGAGGTAGTAATGCCTGACGGTGAGATAGTAGAATATGGGGGAAAAAGAAGAAAAGATTCTAGTGGTTACAACCTATTACAACTTTTCATTGGCTCAGAAGGAACGCTTGGAATATTCACAAAGATATACGTGAATCTCATACCTCAACCAGGAAAAGTCGTTGACCTGCTGGTTCCCTTTGAAAGTGTTGAAAAAGCTATAAGCAATGTTGCACCCTTAATGGTCGAAACAAAGAGTTTGCCCTCAGGAATAGAATTCATAGACAAGAAATCCATTTACTATGCTTCAAAATACACTGGAATGAAATTACCCTACCAAGACGAGGTAGAATCGTATCTCATAGTTCAATACGAAGCAACGAGCTTGCAAGAAATTGAAGAATTGTACGAAAAAGGTGGAAAAGCCTTACAAAAAAATGGAGCAAAAGACGTATTCATAGCAGATAACAGAAGTAATTCTGAAAAGATATGGCGTATGAGAAGGAACTGGCTGGAAAGCTTAAAAGCCGTAGATCCGTATGTACCCACAGGAGATGTCGTAGTACCAACATCTAAGATACCTGAAATGATGACATACATCAACGAAGTAGCCAACGAGTTTAAAATAGATATTCCTGTGGCAGGACATGCAGCTGATGGTAACCTCCATCCTGCACCATTAAAACCAAAAAATCTTCCACCAAATGAATGGAAAACCTTATCGGAAGAGATACTTGGAAAAATAGCGATGAAAGCTGCCCAAATGGGTGGAGCCATAAGCGGGGAACATGGAGTAGGGTTCATAAAAAAGGAGTTACTAAAAAAGACAAAACCAAAACAGTACAAATGGATGCAAGAGGTAAAAGAAACGCTTGACCCTAATAACATTATGAACCCAGGGAAGTTATTCTAAAAAAATTTTCAAAGAAAAGGTGATAATTTTGAAATATCTACACTTAGCTATCGACCTCGGAGCGTCAGGTGGAAAAGTAATGGCAGGTAACATACAGAATGACAAACTTATCTTGAGTGAAGTAAACCGTTTTTCAAACTCCCCGGTTGAAATAAATGGAATATCTTATTGGAATATCTTGAATCTGTATGATCATATAATTGAGAGCATTCACATAGCTCAAAAAAATGATCAAAAGATACTGTCTTTAGGTATAGATAGTTGGGGAGTGGACTTCGGACTTTTAAACAAAAACGGTTATTTAATAAACAATCCAATTCATTACAGAAATATGTTTAAAACGAATATAATGCAAGAGACAATAGAAAAGGTTGGCAAGAAATGGATATATGAACACTCCCCAACACAGTTTCAACCGTTCAATACATTGTACCAAATATTAGCCTACCAAAAATATGCTCCAGATTTTGTCAAAATCTCAAAAGACCTATTGATGATCCCTTCGTTGCTAAATTATTTTTTAACAGGTGAAAAAGCTATTGATTTTACAATGGCTACAACTACTCAAATTTATAATCATAGAAAAAGAAAATGGGACGAAGAAATAATGAAAAAGTTTGACATTCCTGATATATTACCTGAAATAGTCCCTGCTGGTACAAAAATTGGTAAAATAAAAAAAGATGTGTTAAATAATAATTCAAACATAGATGTTATTCTGCCAGCAAGTCATGATACAGGATCCGCATATGCCGCAATTGCTTCAGATCCCCAAGATACCTTGTATATTAGTTTAGGAACATGGTGCTTGACTGGCGCTATTATCAAGGAGGTCCCCTACAACGAAGAACTCATGGAAAACAATTTAGCCGCAGAGGGTTGTTTGGATGGATCCTTTAGAATATTGGCAAACGTAACAGGGATGTGGTTAATTCAGGGGATTATAAAAAGTCTTAACTTGCCGGATAACAGCGATACTTATCAAAAAATTACAGATATGGCACAGAATGCAAAACCATTTTCTTCTTATATCAATGTAGACGATCCTTCTTTACAAAACCCTCAAGACATGATTCAAGCAATAATTCAGCAGTCTATAAAAGATAACGATACTGTTTTAAATGAAACATCTCAAGTCATAAGAACGGCATTGGAAGGAATTGCCTTCAAAGTAAATGAAGTTAAAGAAAAACTATCAAAGATTTTGAATATTGATTTTAAAAGGGTTCATGCGGTAGGTGGAGGTACCAGGAATAAATTACTCTGTCAATTAATCGCAGATGCAACAGGACTAACTGTTCTAACTGGACCCATTGAAGGAACGGCAGTAGGGAATTTAGTTTCCCAGCTATATGCCTTACAATTTGTAAAAAACTTTGAAGAGGCACGGAACTTAATAAAAAGATCTTTCGACTTTCAAATTTTTGAACCTAAAGAACATGATATCTGGAAAGAGGCTTTTGCTTCTTTTCAAAAGCAGAAATGATATAATTAATACAACCAAAAGACTGCCTCTTATACTCTCTTGGTTTATTATGAGAATAGATTTCAAGTTTTTTCAAGAAAGTAATAAAATGATGAATATTAAAAACCAAATTGCTCTTAAAATAAAGTTAATATTTCTTTATTTCAAATTCATTTAATTTTTATAAAATCAAGTGTAACAAAATTTTTTACAAATGGGGGGTAAATATGAAAAAGACTGGTTGGTTAATAACGTTGATTATTCTTTTAATAGGTTTGGTTTTTTCACAAGAAGTAAAAAACGGTCAGTATGGAGGACTTGGTGGTGGAGATATTGGTGCTCAGTGGCTTGATGTTAAAGAATTAAATACACAGTTAACAGCCGCTGGACTCCCTGAATTAAAAGATGTGGCATTGGCTAACGGGGGTGGCGGTTATGGAGTAATGGGAAGATTTCTAATAGGGGGAGAAGGATACGGTATATCTACTAATGAGAAAGAGAGTGGGAAAACGGTACAACTCGATATTGGTTATGGAACATTCAATATTGGTTATTTGATTTTTTCTAAGCAGGCTTTTAGAATATACGCTCTTGGGGGTATTGGTGGTGGTGGAATAGAGTTGAAAATTTCCCAAGACCCTGCTTCTTCAGATTTCGATAGCAATTTGTCCACTTTCAACCAAAACACTTTTTATACCGAATTTCCTATCTTTAAAGTAGGAATAAATGCTGATTACATATTATCATTTAGTGATGATGAGGCAGCAGGAGGTTTAGCTATTGGTTTAGCAGTGGGGTACACATATGCGCCTGTTGGATTGATAAGTGATTGGCAATTATCTGAAAGAACCATTGGAAGTGTTCCAAATTTTGGACCCACAGGTCCATATATCACTTTTAGAATAGGTGGTGGAGGACTAGCTTTTTAATAAAGGAGAGGGTTTAAAATGAGATATCTAAATTTTGAAATAGGCGATAAAATCCCAGAGTTTTCACTTAAAGATGCTGATGGTGATCAGATTAATATCAAGGATTTTATGGGAAAATGGCTTGTGCTTTATTTCTATCCACGGGATAACACACCTGGTTGTACTAAAGAAGCCGTTGATTTTTCAAATTACTTAGAAGAGTTCAAAAAGTATAATTGTCAAATAGTGGGAGTAAGTCCCGATACTGCAGAAAAACATGCAAACTTTAAAGAAAAAAATGATTTAAAAGTGATTTTGCTAAGTGACCCCGAACATTCCATTCTTGAAAAATTTGGCGTTTGGCAACTAAAAAAGAATTATGGTAAAGAAAATTGGGGAGTTGTCAGATCAACAATCCTGATAGATCCAAATGGAATAATTAAAAAAGTGTGGGAAAATGTAAGGGTAAAAGATCATGTTTTAGAAGTATTGGAAAGCTTGAAAGAACTATCAAACAACAGGGAGTAAACTCCCTGTTGTTTATAATAGCCTATTTTATTGAATCATTCTACTGCCTACTACCTAGTTGACCATTGAACATGAACAAAGCGGTTTTACTTTCACCGATCATTTGCAAAGTATCTACAATCTTTTTTGTATTAGCTTCCTCTTCAACTTGTTCGTTTACAAACCATTGAAGAAAGTTTTGAGTTGCATGGTCGTTTAATTCTTTGGCTAAATCAACCAACTTGTCGATAGATTGTGTAACTGAAAGCTCATGGTCATACGCATCTTTGAAGGCTTCTAAGGGACTGCCCCATTCTTTCTTTGGTTTGTCAATATTATCTAATTCTACTATACCGCCTTTATCGTAAATATAATCATACAACTTCTGGGCGTGAGTAAGCTCTTCTTTTGCCTGGACTTTCATCCAATTAGCAAATCCTTCTAAATTCAGTGAATCAAAATATGCTGCCATTGAATAATAGAGGTACGCGGAAAAAATTTCTTTGTTTATTTGTTCATTAAGGGCATTTAACATCTTATCTTCTAATTTCATATGTTTATTCCTCCTCGTGATTTCTTAGTATATTTTTGAAATTTCATTGTTCCTAAAGCCGCTATCTTTAAGTAAATTATAACTTATAATTCTTTCATTTATTAAAACATTAGATTAATTAATACTTTAATTAAATAGAGGGATTCACTTTTTATATTAGTTTAGTTTACTAATTTTTTCTGATATGGTATAATTTTAAAGAAAACGCTTCCATAAAGGAGGAATCCAAATGAAAAAATTGGGCTTGTCTAAAGTTCATTTGTTTAATAAATTTGGTAACAAAATAGGAATTTAGTTGATTCTTTTCGCTCTGATACCAAGTGCTTTTTTTGTAATATACATTACAAATGCCATTCAAAAAAGTTCTGAACAAAACGAGGCGCAAGTATCAACTTTGATTGAATCCTTGAATCAAGATTATTCGAATCAAATTAATGAATATAACTATTTAATTCAAGAGCAACTAAACCAATACAATGACTATTTAACTGATCAAATAAAAAACATAGAAGCACAATTTTCTGAACAACTAGAAAAAAATTATACAGATTCTTTTGATAATTCTCTAGAAACCTTAAGTCAAGTTTTCACCAATTTCGTAGATACCCAAAAAAATTCACTTGAGAAATTAGGAAAAATGATTGCAGCTATTCCAGGCATTCAAGAGAAAACTGCTTCGAAATCTATTTCTTTGGTAGAAAGGTACAGTTTGTTAGAACCTTACGTAACATCCCAACAATACAACGGGATGCAACTTTGGATCATGAACACCCCTGATACTCGTGGAAGTGGTTTGGAAATAACATCAAGAAATACTTCGTATAAAGTACAAAAAAAGGCCGAAACGTATTTACCAGGATATGAATATACAAAAGAATTGAATATTGAAGATTTTTTAAATAAACAATTTAAAACAATTCTAGACATTGGATATATGACGCCAGTCATAGAAAGTAAGTCATTCAATTCTACACCTTACTTTATCGGAATTTTTCCCGTAGTTGATCCCATTGCAACAAATACGGTAAATGGGTTTCTAGTGATCTTAGAAGAGTTTGATCATCAAAAATTATTGGAAATATCCAAGCTTCTAGATGCATACATAACTTTATTCGATAAAGATTATAAAGTTATTTATTCAAATCTACCAGAAGAAGAAGTTTCTTTAAACGAAAGTAAATTAAATGAGCAATTTATCACCGAAGAAATAATCAAAAAACAGTTGAGAAGCTTTTATTTTCAAATAGACGAATTTGATGGCATACACCTTCAAATTGCCAAAGAATTCCAAACATTAGAGACTTCAGTCCATATCCCTTTACAAACATCTTTTGAATTACCTTCATTAACCCCGAAAAAAGTAGACTTTGAATTAGAATTAGGTTTGAACAAAATTATCAGAAACGTTATGCTTTTATTGTTAATTCTAATCGTTATTATTATCGTTGTTACTTTTTTATTTACAAAACAATTTGGAAATAGAATTGAACAATTAACAAATGCGGTTAAAAAACTTTCAGAAGGAGACCTAACGGTAAACTTTGAAAGTAAAAGCAAAGACGAGATAGGTCAGATGGCTAATGCTCTATCGGAAATGAGTAAAGAATTAAGAAGATCCATGGGGTCAATAAGGCAGGCATCGGACAAAGTAGAAAACGCATCAGAAAGTCTAACGCGCTCATCACAAGAAAGCAGGAAGAACTCAGAAGAACTCAAAAACCAGATGGACAAGATACAAACAAGTACAGAAGAAACGGCAGGAAACGTAGAAGAAGTAACCTCAGGGGTAGACGAAGTAGCAAGGGCAGCACAAGGAGTATCCCAAGACGCACAAAGACTAAGTGAAGAAGCAGATGAAACAAGTAAAGCGGCAGAAGAAGGAAGCAAAACGATAGAAAGTATAAGTCAAGCGGTGAAAGAAGCGGTAGAAAGGACAAAAGAAAGTCAAAAAGAAGTAGAAACACTCGCAAGCAACGCCAAAAACGTACAAAGTATAGTAGAAACGATAAACTCGATAACGGAACAAACGAACCTGTTGGCACTAAACGCAGCGATAGAAGCAGCAAGGGCAGGGGAAGCGGGAAGAGGATTTGCAGTTGTAGCGGATGAGATAAGGAAGTTAGCCGAAGAATCAAGGAATGCAACGGATGAAATATCAGAAATACTAACCAACATAACGCAAGGAACGAACAAAGTAAACGAATCGACGAACAAGGTAGTAGGAACGATAGGAGAAATAAACGAAAAGATGGAGAATGTACAGAAAAGTTTCAACCGGATAAAAGAAAGGATAGAAAGGATGGACCAAGGGATAGAAAACATGACGGCAAGTGCAGAGGAACAAAGTGCGAGTGCACAAGAGATGAGCACAGCGATGGACAGGGTAGCGAAAGCGGTAACAGAAATAAGTAAACAACTAGAAAGGTCAAGAAGTGTAATAGACGAACAAGTAAAACAAGGGATAGGAATAAACGAAGAAGCGAAAGAGTTGAGTGAGTTAGCCACAGAGTTAAAAGGATTAGTTGGAAGTTTTAAGATATAAAAAGATCTATTTTGATAAAAGGCAGACTTAATTAGTCTGCCTTTTATAATTGACAAATTAATTTCACTTAAAAACAAGCGCTATTTTTATGATATAATTTTATTGAAGATAAAAATACAAGGGGGTGTGTAAAATGAAGAAGAAATTTTTTATTTTCATTATCACATCTTTATTTATCAACTTGTTTGCTGTTCAAATAAATATCGCCGTTGAATCAATAGAAGATCAAATTCAATTACTAACCTCCCAAATAGAGAATTTTGAAAAACAAAATCCAGACATTGATGTTGAAATTTATTCGATTCCAAGTTACCCAGGTTCAACTTACAAATTTTACGGGACATTTGTAGTTACCAATGCGAAAGAACCTACGATCTTATCTCTTGATATGGAGTGGATAAATGAATTTTCACCTTTCCTGGTAAACTTAAATCAAGATTCTGAATATTTTGATGTAAACAATCTTGATCCACAAATCTTAGAAATGGTAACAATTAACGGTGAATTAAAAGCAATTCCTTATTATGTTGAAACAGGTGTTTTATATTATCGAAAGGATTTATTGGAAAAATATGGATATGACGTGCCGACAACTTGGAATGAATTGATTACAATTGCAAAGGATATTTCTCAAAAAGAAGGAATAGAAGGATTTGTCTGGCCTGGTGCTAGATACGAAGAATTAACGACTTTTTTTCTCGAAATTTTGTATTCTCATGGAGGCAAGATATTTGAAGGAGATCACTTAGTTCTAGAACAAGCAGAAAATAAAGAAAAGGCTTTACTTAGCCTAAACCTGTTAAATAACATTATATCTGAAGAAATTAGTCCAAAAGGTGTAACAACTTACAGAGAAGAAGAATGCAGAAACATATTTCAAAGTGGTGATGCCGTTTTCATGAGGAATTTGACCTATGCTT encodes the following:
- a CDS encoding FAD-binding oxidoreductase translates to MSEYRKVTTNTVEKLRKILKNDALLIYEDTESLKSYSNDESGGEYYAHMPDVVVKPETKEQISQIIKLANDEMIPITPRGAGSGLAGADIPIYGGIVISLERMNRIIEIDSENLVAVVEPGVVTNDLCRIVSDKGLYYAGYPMSVETSFIGGNVATNAGGSKVIKYGNTAHHILGLEVVMPDGEIVEYGGKRRKDSSGYNLLQLFIGSEGTLGIFTKIYVNLIPQPGKVVDLLVPFESVEKAISNVAPLMVETKSLPSGIEFIDKKSIYYASKYTGMKLPYQDEVESYLIVQYEATSLQEIEELYEKGGKALQKNGAKDVFIADNRSNSEKIWRMRRNWLESLKAVDPYVPTGDVVVPTSKIPEMMTYINEVANEFKIDIPVAGHAADGNLHPAPLKPKNLPPNEWKTLSEEILGKIAMKAAQMGGAISGEHGVGFIKKELLKKTKPKQYKWMQEVKETLDPNNIMNPGKLF
- a CDS encoding rhamnulokinase; translated protein: MIILKYLHLAIDLGASGGKVMAGNIQNDKLILSEVNRFSNSPVEINGISYWNILNLYDHIIESIHIAQKNDQKILSLGIDSWGVDFGLLNKNGYLINNPIHYRNMFKTNIMQETIEKVGKKWIYEHSPTQFQPFNTLYQILAYQKYAPDFVKISKDLLMIPSLLNYFLTGEKAIDFTMATTTQIYNHRKRKWDEEIMKKFDIPDILPEIVPAGTKIGKIKKDVLNNNSNIDVILPASHDTGSAYAAIASDPQDTLYISLGTWCLTGAIIKEVPYNEELMENNLAAEGCLDGSFRILANVTGMWLIQGIIKSLNLPDNSDTYQKITDMAQNAKPFSSYINVDDPSLQNPQDMIQAIIQQSIKDNDTVLNETSQVIRTALEGIAFKVNEVKEKLSKILNIDFKRVHAVGGGTRNKLLCQLIADATGLTVLTGPIEGTAVGNLVSQLYALQFVKNFEEARNLIKRSFDFQIFEPKEHDIWKEAFASFQKQK
- the bcp gene encoding thioredoxin-dependent thiol peroxidase, which codes for MRYLNFEIGDKIPEFSLKDADGDQINIKDFMGKWLVLYFYPRDNTPGCTKEAVDFSNYLEEFKKYNCQIVGVSPDTAEKHANFKEKNDLKVILLSDPEHSILEKFGVWQLKKNYGKENWGVVRSTILIDPNGIIKKVWENVRVKDHVLEVLESLKELSNNRE
- a CDS encoding ferritin → MKLEDKMLNALNEQINKEIFSAYLYYSMAAYFDSLNLEGFANWMKVQAKEELTHAQKLYDYIYDKGGIVELDNIDKPKKEWGSPLEAFKDAYDHELSVTQSIDKLVDLAKELNDHATQNFLQWFVNEQVEEEANTKKIVDTLQMIGESKTALFMFNGQLGSRQ
- a CDS encoding methyl-accepting chemotaxis protein, which translates into the protein MILFALIPSAFFVIYITNAIQKSSEQNEAQVSTLIESLNQDYSNQINEYNYLIQEQLNQYNDYLTDQIKNIEAQFSEQLEKNYTDSFDNSLETLSQVFTNFVDTQKNSLEKLGKMIAAIPGIQEKTASKSISLVERYSLLEPYVTSQQYNGMQLWIMNTPDTRGSGLEITSRNTSYKVQKKAETYLPGYEYTKELNIEDFLNKQFKTILDIGYMTPVIESKSFNSTPYFIGIFPVVDPIATNTVNGFLVILEEFDHQKLLEISKLLDAYITLFDKDYKVIYSNLPEEEVSLNESKLNEQFITEEIIKKQLRSFYFQIDEFDGIHLQIAKEFQTLETSVHIPLQTSFELPSLTPKKVDFELELGLNKIIRNVMLLLLILIVIIIVVTFLFTKQFGNRIEQLTNAVKKLSEGDLTVNFESKSKDEIGQMANALSEMSKELRRSMGSIRQASDKVENASESLTRSSQESRKNSEELKNQMDKIQTSTEETAGNVEEVTSGVDEVARAAQGVSQDAQRLSEEADETSKAAEEGSKTIESISQAVKEAVERTKESQKEVETLASNAKNVQSIVETINSITEQTNLLALNAAIEAARAGEAGRGFAVVADEIRKLAEESRNATDEISEILTNITQGTNKVNESTNKVVGTIGEINEKMENVQKSFNRIKERIERMDQGIENMTASAEEQSASAQEMSTAMDRVAKAVTEISKQLERSRSVIDEQVKQGIGINEEAKELSELATELKGLVGSFKI
- a CDS encoding ABC transporter substrate-binding protein, which translates into the protein MKKKFFIFIITSLFINLFAVQINIAVESIEDQIQLLTSQIENFEKQNPDIDVEIYSIPSYPGSTYKFYGTFVVTNAKEPTILSLDMEWINEFSPFLVNLNQDSEYFDVNNLDPQILEMVTINGELKAIPYYVETGVLYYRKDLLEKYGYDVPTTWNELITIAKDISQKEGIEGFVWPGARYEELTTFFLEILYSHGGKIFEGDHLVLEQAENKEKALLSLNLLNNIISEEISPKGVTTYREEECRNIFQSGDAVFMRNLTYAWHLLNSEDSAVNGKVGIAPIPKTEFTNQHVSVLEGKALAINPNSSDEEREAAKKFIKYLTSNESQTQRLIQLNFLPTNLEVFNEPTISEVDPNLLNFRSSLENLVLKPKSPIYTEISFAIQNNVYDALTGRISVERALNNMISEIEFLLR